A single Gemmatimonadota bacterium DNA region contains:
- a CDS encoding MFS transporter, which yields MSEASGRGFTTLRDPEFKKLSVLIATALIDMLGFAIVFPLLPFYTLQLKAPPVAVGWIIAAFSLAQIASAPIWGKFSDRRGRRPALLVGMFASGIAFLVFGFATSVWVLLLSRVIQGAGGGTTGVLHAYVGDAIPPERRAQALGWISAATNVGVAVGPIIGSFAFKFGTAVPGVVAAALCFLNLLFTWRWLPESRSFTPASGVPRPRPAVAGALLSVVTHPRTLVSRLVWVYGAGMLGFSAMTSVFALFLGDRFGVTSANVGYFFAYTGALNFLMRAVALGPIVRRLGEVGAIRLGTVALVTGLVLYPLVPSLLILPLVMPLIPIGTALIFPSTTAMISKASDPLILGTTMGVAQSFAGGARVLAPLISTAVFQRYGASMPFYLAAGIVAGVGLLAFRLPESAGRLAQAKN from the coding sequence GTGAGCGAGGCCTCGGGACGGGGGTTCACCACCCTCAGGGATCCGGAGTTCAAGAAGCTCTCGGTACTGATCGCAACCGCGCTGATCGATATGCTCGGCTTCGCGATCGTCTTTCCGCTGTTGCCGTTCTATACGTTGCAGCTCAAGGCGCCGCCGGTGGCGGTTGGTTGGATCATCGCGGCGTTTTCACTAGCGCAGATTGCCTCCGCGCCGATCTGGGGCAAGTTCTCGGACCGGCGGGGCCGCCGGCCTGCCCTCTTGGTGGGGATGTTCGCGTCGGGGATCGCCTTTCTGGTCTTTGGGTTTGCCACCTCGGTCTGGGTCCTACTCCTGTCGCGGGTGATCCAGGGCGCCGGCGGGGGCACCACGGGTGTCCTCCACGCCTATGTCGGCGACGCCATCCCACCGGAGCGGCGGGCCCAGGCGCTGGGGTGGATTTCCGCGGCCACCAACGTCGGGGTGGCGGTGGGGCCGATCATCGGGTCGTTTGCCTTCAAATTTGGAACGGCGGTGCCGGGGGTTGTTGCGGCAGCGCTCTGCTTCCTCAATCTCTTGTTTACCTGGCGGTGGTTGCCGGAGTCCCGGTCGTTCACGCCGGCCAGCGGCGTGCCGCGCCCGCGCCCGGCCGTGGCCGGGGCGCTCCTGTCGGTGGTCACCCACCCTCGGACGTTGGTCTCGCGACTGGTGTGGGTCTACGGCGCGGGGATGCTCGGCTTCTCGGCCATGACGTCGGTCTTTGCCCTGTTCCTTGGCGATCGTTTCGGGGTGACGTCGGCCAATGTCGGGTACTTCTTCGCCTACACCGGCGCGCTCAATTTCCTGATGCGGGCGGTGGCCTTGGGTCCCATCGTTAGGCGTCTCGGCGAGGTGGGAGCCATCCGGCTGGGCACGGTGGCGCTCGTCACGGGTCTCGTCTTGTACCCCCTGGTTCCGAGCCTCCTCATCCTGCCGTTGGTCATGCCGCTGATTCCGATCGGGACCGCCCTGATATTTCCGTCCACGACGGCCATGATTTCGAAAGCGTCCGATCCGTTGATCCTCGGGACGACCATGGGGGTCGCGCAGTCCTTTGCGGGCGGGGCCCGGGTTCTGGCGCCTTTGATCTCGACAGCCGTGTTTCAACGGTACGGCGCCTCAATGCCGTTCTATTTGGCGGCCGGCATTGTCGCGGGCGTCGGCCTGCTGGCCTTTCGGCTCCCCGAATCGGCCGGGCGCCTAGCCCAGGCCAAGAACTAG